A portion of the Burkholderia sp. GAS332 genome contains these proteins:
- a CDS encoding iron(III) transport system substrate-binding protein yields the protein MKEQSGFKGRRGRLNRALRCLVAAAVALGAVQFAYAKTQLLVYTALEDEAMKPYKDAFEKANPDIEIRWVRDSTGAVTAKLLAEKNNPRADVVLGLAASSLTLLDLQGMLMPYAPQGFDSLTRKYSDANTPPHWVGMDVWGATVCYNRVEAEKRHLPKPTSWEDLTKPVYKGMIVMPSPVSSGTGYLDVTSWLQTFGKDKGWQYMDALDKNVAQYVHSGSKPCTLAGTGEFPIGISFEFRGHELQAQGAPIDLIFPKEGLGWDMEATGIMKTTKQPEAAKKLADFMASKEANEITAQWWAIVAYPGVAKKLSGIPDNYSELLVKNDFTWSAKNRDAILEDWQKRYGNKEQK from the coding sequence ATGAAGGAACAGTCGGGGTTTAAAGGTCGCAGAGGTCGTCTGAATCGGGCGCTGCGTTGTCTGGTGGCCGCCGCCGTCGCGCTCGGCGCGGTCCAGTTCGCGTATGCGAAGACGCAGTTGCTCGTCTATACGGCGCTTGAAGACGAAGCGATGAAACCGTACAAAGACGCGTTCGAAAAGGCCAATCCGGATATCGAAATCCGCTGGGTGCGCGATTCGACGGGCGCGGTCACCGCCAAGCTGCTCGCCGAAAAGAACAATCCGCGTGCCGACGTGGTGCTCGGGCTCGCGGCATCCAGCCTGACGCTGCTCGATCTGCAAGGCATGCTGATGCCCTACGCCCCGCAGGGGTTCGACAGTCTGACGCGCAAGTACAGCGACGCGAACACGCCGCCGCACTGGGTCGGTATGGACGTGTGGGGCGCGACGGTCTGCTACAACCGCGTCGAAGCCGAGAAGCGCCACCTGCCTAAGCCGACCTCATGGGAAGACCTGACCAAGCCGGTCTACAAGGGCATGATCGTGATGCCGAGTCCGGTGTCGTCCGGCACCGGTTATCTCGACGTCACGTCATGGCTGCAAACCTTCGGCAAGGACAAGGGCTGGCAGTACATGGACGCGCTGGACAAGAACGTCGCGCAATACGTGCACTCGGGCTCGAAGCCCTGCACGCTTGCCGGCACCGGCGAATTTCCGATCGGTATCTCGTTCGAATTCCGCGGACACGAGTTGCAGGCGCAAGGCGCCCCCATCGACCTGATCTTTCCGAAAGAGGGGCTGGGCTGGGACATGGAAGCGACCGGCATCATGAAGACGACCAAGCAGCCGGAAGCGGCTAAAAAACTCGCGGACTTCATGGCCAGCAAGGAGGCCAATGAAATCACCGCGCAATGGTGGGCGATTGTGGCGTACCCCGGCGTCGCGAAGAAACTGTCAGGCATCCCCGATAACTATTCCGAACTGCTCGTGAAGAACGACTTCACATGGTCCGCAAAGAACCGCGACGCAATTCTCGAAGACTGGCAAAAGCGCTACGGCAACAAGGAGCAAAAGTAA
- a CDS encoding two-component system, OmpR family, heavy metal sensor histidine kinase CusS, whose amino-acid sequence MRRLTHRLLPRTLSVRLTILFALASSILLAVNGLCLYAALKQNVRADAAQEIYTTLAATRSRLVTERSDAGVASHGPAWFDPFHAHENIEMAIYARDGRELVRSAGFRLRDGILVDSGSGRPKAFDRTYGEYRYVSETVPLGGASSDGTSVRVVVQYNDSRQNGLLRTYSVNVMLVTLLGTVISALVAYSLAKLGLRPLKLLAERADQVSGSKLTQPLPDIAMSGEMRALNQAFNRMLQRLDESFDRLSRFSSDLAHDMRTPLTNMLAESQVALSKPRQADEYRSVIESGIDETQRLSRMIDDMLFLARSENRMHRVNFKRIDAREEAEQVAGYYETLASDKGVGIRVTGEARFDGNQLLVQRALSNLLSNAVAHAPAGSEVVVECTERDAVSRVAVIDAGPGIGAEHLGRIFDRFYRVDPARYESALGAGLGLAIVSSIMDEHDGACSVTSEPGVRTAFVLSFNRPASRPASATVRRVESCNLG is encoded by the coding sequence TTGCGCCGCCTGACTCATCGACTTTTGCCGCGTACGCTGAGCGTTCGGCTGACCATTCTGTTCGCGCTCGCCAGTTCGATCCTGCTCGCGGTTAACGGACTGTGCCTATACGCGGCGCTCAAACAGAACGTCCGGGCCGACGCTGCGCAGGAGATTTACACGACGCTGGCCGCTACGCGCTCGCGCCTCGTCACAGAGCGCAGCGACGCGGGTGTGGCGAGCCATGGCCCCGCGTGGTTCGACCCGTTCCACGCGCACGAAAACATCGAAATGGCTATCTATGCCAGGGACGGGCGCGAACTCGTCCGCTCGGCAGGCTTCCGGCTGCGCGACGGCATTCTCGTTGATTCCGGCAGCGGGCGCCCCAAGGCCTTTGACCGGACCTATGGGGAGTATCGCTACGTGAGCGAGACGGTACCGCTAGGCGGCGCGAGTTCAGACGGTACCTCGGTTCGCGTCGTGGTCCAGTACAACGACAGCCGGCAGAATGGCTTGCTTCGCACCTATTCGGTCAACGTCATGCTGGTGACGCTGCTAGGCACCGTGATTTCCGCGCTGGTGGCGTATTCGCTCGCGAAACTGGGCCTGCGGCCCTTGAAGTTGCTCGCCGAGCGGGCCGATCAGGTGTCGGGCAGCAAACTGACTCAACCGTTACCGGACATCGCCATGTCCGGCGAGATGCGTGCGCTGAACCAGGCGTTCAACCGGATGCTGCAACGTCTGGATGAATCCTTCGATCGCCTGTCGCGCTTTTCCTCCGATCTCGCGCACGACATGCGTACGCCTCTGACAAACATGCTCGCGGAATCGCAGGTGGCGTTGTCCAAGCCGCGGCAAGCAGACGAATACCGTTCGGTCATCGAATCAGGCATTGATGAAACCCAGCGTCTATCGAGAATGATCGATGACATGCTGTTCCTCGCTCGTTCGGAAAACCGCATGCATCGAGTGAACTTCAAGAGGATCGATGCACGTGAGGAGGCGGAGCAGGTTGCCGGCTACTATGAAACGCTCGCCAGCGACAAAGGCGTCGGGATCCGCGTGACAGGCGAGGCGCGTTTCGATGGCAATCAATTGCTTGTGCAGCGTGCGCTGAGCAACCTGCTATCGAACGCGGTTGCCCATGCGCCGGCGGGCAGCGAAGTCGTCGTGGAGTGCACGGAGCGCGATGCGGTATCGAGGGTCGCCGTCATTGATGCTGGACCGGGCATCGGTGCTGAGCACCTCGGGCGTATTTTCGATCGCTTCTATCGGGTCGATCCGGCGCGCTATGAATCGGCGTTGGGTGCGGGGCTCGGACTCGCGATCGTCAGCTCGATCATGGACGAACACGACGGCGCGTGCAGTGTGACGAGCGAGCCCGGCGTGCGCACTGCCTTCGTGCTGAGCTTCAATCGGCCCGCCAGCCGGCCGGCCAGTGCGACGGTACGGCGAGTGGAGTCGTGCAACCTCGGATGA
- a CDS encoding putative aminophosphonate oxidoreductase, with protein sequence MRPFWIEQALFADGSLAPALQGATTADVCIVGGGFTGLWTAIQAKQKKPDLDIVIIESDLCGAGASGRNGGCLLTWSTKFFTLRRLFGEAEAIRLVKASEAAVGRIRDFCAEHAIDAELRLDGTLYTATSRAQIGLLDPVIAALSEHGINSYQHLAPEEVASRSGSARNLGGVYSPVAATVHPGKLVRGLRRVAIEMGIRIYERTPMLDFTSGERVTVRTPAGSVTAPKLVLAINAWMASRFKQFERTLAVVSSDMIVTEKCPELLQQIGLKDGVSVLDSRIFVYYYRSTADGRLMLGKGGNTFAWRGRIAPVFDQRSPYEADLTRSLHDFFPALRDVPVTASWNGPSDRSVTGFPFFGRLDDAPNVLYGFGYSGNGVGPTYMGGQILSSLLLELDNEWTRSPLTKGPLGYFPPEPIRYVGSITVRDAIRRKERAEDEDKQPWLVDRWLSKLANAAGKSDKA encoded by the coding sequence ATGCGTCCGTTCTGGATTGAACAAGCACTCTTTGCCGATGGTTCACTGGCACCCGCACTGCAAGGCGCAACGACGGCCGATGTTTGCATCGTCGGTGGGGGTTTCACCGGTTTGTGGACTGCCATCCAGGCGAAGCAGAAGAAACCCGATCTTGACATCGTGATCATCGAGAGCGACTTGTGCGGCGCGGGCGCCAGCGGCCGCAACGGGGGGTGCCTGCTGACGTGGTCGACGAAGTTCTTCACGCTGCGACGTCTGTTCGGCGAGGCGGAAGCCATCCGGCTGGTGAAAGCGTCCGAAGCGGCCGTTGGACGGATTCGCGACTTCTGTGCCGAACACGCTATAGATGCCGAGCTTCGGCTCGACGGCACGCTCTACACCGCGACATCGCGCGCGCAGATCGGCCTGCTCGACCCGGTGATCGCCGCGCTGAGTGAACATGGCATCAATTCGTATCAACATCTTGCGCCGGAGGAAGTGGCGAGCCGTTCCGGTTCGGCGCGCAATCTCGGCGGCGTGTATTCGCCGGTCGCGGCAACGGTTCATCCAGGCAAGCTCGTGCGCGGTTTGCGGCGCGTCGCGATTGAAATGGGCATTCGTATTTACGAACGCACGCCGATGCTCGACTTCACGTCCGGCGAGCGCGTGACTGTGCGCACGCCGGCTGGCAGCGTCACCGCGCCCAAACTGGTGCTCGCGATCAATGCGTGGATGGCGAGCCGTTTCAAGCAGTTCGAACGCACGCTTGCGGTCGTCTCCAGCGACATGATCGTCACCGAGAAATGCCCGGAGTTGCTGCAACAGATCGGCTTGAAAGATGGCGTATCGGTGCTCGACTCGCGCATCTTCGTTTACTACTATCGCAGTACCGCGGACGGCCGGCTGATGCTCGGCAAGGGCGGCAACACCTTTGCCTGGCGAGGCCGGATCGCGCCGGTGTTCGATCAACGCTCGCCGTATGAAGCCGATCTGACGCGCAGCCTGCACGATTTCTTCCCGGCGTTGCGCGACGTGCCGGTGACGGCGAGTTGGAACGGTCCGTCGGATCGGTCGGTGACGGGCTTTCCGTTTTTCGGCCGGCTCGACGACGCGCCAAACGTGCTCTATGGATTTGGCTATTCCGGCAACGGTGTCGGGCCGACCTATATGGGCGGACAGATCCTGTCTTCGCTGTTGCTCGAACTCGACAACGAATGGACGCGCAGTCCGTTGACGAAGGGACCGTTGGGCTATTTCCCGCCCGAGCCGATCCGGTACGTGGGCTCGATTACCGTGCGGGACGCGATTCGGCGCAAGGAGCGCGCGGAGGACGAAGATAAGCAGCCCTGGCTGGTCGACCGATGGCTCAGCAAGCTCGCCAATGCGGCGGGGAAGTCAGATAAAGCTTAG
- a CDS encoding phosphonoacetate hydrolase, translating into MSNTPVSIEVNGRSYNWMRRPVVVVCVDGCAYEYLEMAAAAGVAPFLGKLLRPGTSLKGECVVPSFTNPNNLSIVTGVPPAVHGISGNYFFDRDSGTEVLMNDPKYLVAPTVLAGFAEQGANVAVVTAKDKLRRLLGKGLKGVCFSAEKADEATLEENGIDNLIELVGQPVPSVYSAELSEFVFAAGVRLLETRDIDLMYLSTTDYVQHKCAPGTPGANAFYQMMDGYLQRLDELGAIVAVTADHGMNAKHNEDGEPNVIYLQERFDDWLGNDAARVILPITDPYVVHHGALGSFATVYLPASADLEAMRRRLAAEPGIELVLTGAEGCARFELPPARMGDLIVISTQDVVLGTRRIKHDLSGLDVPLRSHGGLAEQIVPLLFNQPVAKSVGERARLRNFDIIDIALNHLQ; encoded by the coding sequence ATGAGCAACACACCGGTTTCCATTGAAGTGAACGGCCGCAGCTACAACTGGATGCGCAGACCTGTCGTCGTGGTCTGCGTGGACGGCTGCGCGTATGAATATCTGGAGATGGCGGCGGCAGCGGGAGTCGCGCCCTTTCTCGGCAAGCTGCTGCGTCCCGGCACGTCGCTCAAGGGCGAATGCGTCGTGCCGAGCTTCACGAACCCGAACAACCTGTCGATCGTGACCGGCGTGCCGCCCGCTGTGCATGGCATTAGCGGCAACTACTTTTTCGATCGCGACAGCGGCACCGAGGTGCTGATGAACGATCCGAAGTACCTGGTCGCCCCTACCGTGCTCGCCGGTTTCGCCGAACAGGGTGCGAACGTTGCAGTGGTCACCGCAAAGGACAAACTGCGCCGGCTGCTCGGTAAAGGCCTGAAGGGGGTGTGCTTCTCGGCGGAGAAAGCCGACGAAGCGACGCTCGAGGAGAACGGTATCGACAACCTGATCGAACTGGTCGGCCAGCCGGTGCCGAGCGTCTATAGCGCGGAGCTGTCCGAGTTCGTGTTCGCGGCCGGCGTGCGGCTGCTCGAAACGCGCGACATCGACCTGATGTACCTGTCGACCACCGACTACGTCCAGCACAAATGTGCCCCGGGCACCCCTGGCGCCAACGCGTTCTATCAGATGATGGACGGCTATCTGCAGCGGCTCGACGAGCTGGGTGCGATCGTCGCGGTCACCGCCGATCACGGGATGAATGCGAAGCACAACGAAGACGGCGAGCCCAACGTGATCTATTTGCAGGAGCGCTTCGACGACTGGCTCGGCAACGACGCCGCCCGCGTGATCCTGCCGATCACGGACCCCTACGTCGTGCATCACGGGGCGCTCGGATCGTTCGCGACGGTCTACCTGCCCGCCTCAGCCGACCTCGAAGCCATGCGCCGCCGGCTCGCAGCGGAACCCGGCATCGAACTGGTGCTGACGGGCGCTGAAGGCTGCGCGCGTTTCGAACTTCCGCCTGCGCGCATGGGCGACCTCATCGTGATTTCAACGCAAGACGTGGTGCTCGGCACGCGACGCATCAAGCACGATCTGTCCGGCCTCGACGTGCCACTGCGCTCGCATGGCGGCCTTGCTGAACAGATCGTGCCGCTGCTGTTCAACCAGCCCGTCGCGAAGTCGGTCGGCGAGCGGGCACGGTTGCGCAACTTCGACATCATCGATATCGCACTCAATCATCTTCAATGA
- a CDS encoding iron(III) transport system permease protein has protein sequence MSAVLIERRSGEEGHAEVRQKSHWHDRIAQLALVLMSAFLGMFLLVPLALVIGKCFVDADGHFVGLANFSGYLVDSGVWTSTLHSVTVACLVTAIVIPMAFTFAYALTRSCMPMKNAVRTVALLPLLAPTLLSAVSFIYWFGNSGVLKPLLHGHSIYGLPGIVCSLVYASFPHVLMILVTALSLSDGRLYEAADAMGTRRARKFFTITLPGAKYGLISATMVSFTICINDFGVPVVIGGPYSVLSTDIYKLIIGLQDFNRSAVVSLLLLCPALVAFAVDFFIRRKQQSQLGARSTPYQPKPTRGFDMAMLGYCAFVCLLLLAVVGISVFASFVKFWPYQMSLGLQHYKMGLIGAGIFDAYKNSLKMAACVAIGGTIIVFGGAYLVEKTRGPRWLRGFINLCAILPMGVPGLVLGISYIFLFNSPANPLNGLYGTLALLAIVTVVHYYSSSHLTAVTALRQIDNEFEAVSASLKVPFYKTFFRVTVPVCLPSILQIARYLFVNGMTTVSAVAFLYSPDTQPASVAILNLDDAGQIGPAAAMATLVLVTAAFACVLFACVSHGVLRRTQAWRTPRRG, from the coding sequence ATGAGCGCCGTCCTGATCGAGCGCCGCAGCGGCGAGGAAGGTCACGCCGAGGTGCGGCAGAAGAGCCATTGGCATGACCGGATCGCGCAGTTGGCCCTCGTGCTGATGTCCGCGTTTCTCGGTATGTTTCTGCTGGTGCCGCTGGCCTTGGTGATCGGTAAATGCTTTGTCGATGCGGATGGCCACTTCGTCGGACTCGCCAATTTCAGCGGCTATCTGGTGGATTCCGGCGTGTGGACCTCGACACTGCATTCGGTCACGGTCGCCTGCCTGGTGACGGCGATTGTGATTCCGATGGCGTTCACGTTCGCGTACGCGCTGACCCGCTCGTGCATGCCGATGAAGAACGCCGTCCGCACGGTCGCGCTGCTTCCGCTGCTCGCGCCGACGCTGCTGTCCGCCGTGTCGTTCATCTACTGGTTCGGCAACTCGGGCGTCCTGAAACCGTTGCTTCACGGGCATTCGATCTATGGGCTGCCGGGGATCGTATGCAGTCTGGTCTACGCCTCGTTTCCGCATGTCCTGATGATTCTCGTGACGGCGCTGTCGCTGTCTGACGGACGCCTATACGAAGCAGCCGACGCGATGGGCACGCGCCGGGCGCGCAAATTCTTTACGATCACGCTGCCGGGCGCGAAGTATGGTCTGATCAGCGCGACGATGGTGTCGTTCACGATCTGCATCAACGATTTCGGCGTGCCGGTGGTGATCGGTGGACCTTATTCGGTGCTCTCCACCGACATCTATAAGCTCATCATCGGCTTGCAGGATTTCAACCGGAGTGCGGTGGTCAGCCTGCTGCTGCTTTGTCCGGCGCTCGTTGCGTTCGCCGTCGACTTCTTCATTCGCCGCAAGCAGCAATCGCAACTTGGCGCGCGTTCGACGCCTTATCAGCCGAAACCCACGCGTGGTTTCGATATGGCGATGCTTGGGTACTGCGCATTCGTCTGCTTGCTGCTGTTGGCGGTGGTCGGCATTTCGGTGTTCGCTTCGTTCGTGAAGTTCTGGCCGTATCAAATGAGCCTCGGGTTGCAGCACTACAAGATGGGACTGATCGGCGCCGGGATTTTCGACGCCTACAAGAACAGCCTGAAAATGGCTGCGTGCGTGGCGATCGGTGGCACCATCATCGTGTTCGGCGGCGCGTATCTGGTCGAGAAGACGCGCGGGCCGCGCTGGTTACGCGGCTTTATCAATCTGTGCGCGATTCTGCCGATGGGCGTGCCGGGGCTCGTGCTCGGCATCAGCTACATCTTTCTGTTCAACTCGCCCGCCAATCCTTTGAACGGCCTTTACGGCACGCTCGCGCTGCTCGCGATCGTCACGGTGGTGCACTACTACTCGTCAAGCCACTTGACCGCGGTCACCGCACTTCGGCAGATCGACAACGAGTTCGAAGCGGTCTCGGCTTCGCTGAAAGTGCCTTTCTACAAGACGTTTTTCCGCGTCACCGTGCCGGTGTGCCTGCCGTCGATCCTACAGATCGCGCGTTATCTGTTCGTCAATGGCATGACGACGGTGTCGGCGGTTGCGTTTCTCTATTCACCCGACACGCAACCGGCCTCTGTCGCCATTCTCAATCTCGACGACGCCGGACAGATTGGCCCGGCCGCGGCAATGGCCACGCTGGTTCTCGTGACGGCGGCCTTTGCTTGCGTGCTGTTTGCCTGCGTATCGCATGGCGTATTGCGCAGAACCCAGGCATGGCGCACACCGCGCCGTGGCTGA
- a CDS encoding 2-aminoethylphosphonate--pyruvate transaminase, with protein MTLPAQPILLTPGPLTTSERTRQAMLRDWGSWDADFNQITARVRQQTLRIVHGEDTHECVPLQGSGTFSVEAAIGTLVPRDGHVLIPNNGAYCQRIAKICRALGRRHQTLDYPEDTQVKAADVDRALAADPGITHVALVHCETGAGVLNPLHEIAMVVAKHGRSLIIDAMSSFGAIDIDARQTPFDAVVAASGKCLEGVPGMGFVIIRRSTLERCEGNSPSLAMDLYDQWVYMNRTTQWRFTPPTHVVAALDQAIAQYVEEGGLEARGARYANNCRALIEGMAALGFRTFLDPSIQAPIIVTFHAPDDPRYDFKTFYQEVKKRGYILYPGKLTQVETFRVGCIGHFGESGIPGAVAAIADTLKAMGITQVSAKALA; from the coding sequence GTGACTCTGCCCGCCCAGCCCATTCTGCTCACGCCCGGTCCGCTCACGACTTCAGAACGCACGCGTCAGGCGATGCTGCGCGACTGGGGATCGTGGGACGCCGACTTCAATCAGATCACCGCCCGCGTTCGCCAGCAGACGCTGCGCATCGTACATGGCGAAGACACGCATGAATGCGTGCCCTTGCAAGGCAGCGGCACGTTCTCGGTGGAAGCCGCGATCGGCACGCTGGTGCCGCGCGATGGACACGTCTTGATACCGAACAACGGCGCGTATTGCCAGCGCATCGCCAAGATTTGCCGGGCGCTCGGCCGCCGTCACCAGACCCTCGACTATCCCGAAGACACGCAGGTCAAAGCGGCTGACGTCGATCGCGCGCTAGCAGCCGATCCGGGCATCACGCACGTTGCGCTCGTGCATTGTGAAACCGGCGCCGGGGTGCTCAATCCACTGCATGAGATTGCCATGGTGGTCGCGAAGCACGGCCGCAGCCTGATCATCGACGCGATGAGCTCTTTTGGCGCAATCGACATCGACGCGCGCCAAACGCCTTTCGACGCCGTCGTGGCCGCTTCCGGGAAATGTCTGGAAGGGGTGCCCGGCATGGGCTTCGTGATCATTCGCCGCAGCACGCTGGAGCGATGCGAGGGCAACAGTCCGTCACTCGCCATGGATCTGTACGACCAGTGGGTCTACATGAATCGCACGACACAGTGGCGCTTCACGCCGCCCACGCATGTCGTCGCGGCACTCGATCAGGCGATCGCGCAATACGTGGAGGAGGGCGGTCTCGAAGCGCGCGGCGCGCGCTATGCAAACAATTGCCGGGCGCTGATCGAAGGCATGGCCGCGCTGGGTTTTCGCACCTTTCTCGACCCGTCGATTCAGGCGCCGATTATCGTCACGTTCCATGCGCCAGACGATCCGAGGTACGACTTCAAGACGTTTTATCAGGAAGTAAAGAAACGCGGCTACATCCTGTATCCGGGCAAGCTGACCCAGGTAGAAACATTCCGTGTCGGTTGTATTGGGCACTTTGGAGAATCCGGCATCCCCGGCGCAGTTGCCGCGATCGCCGATACGCTAAAGGCAATGGGAATCACGCAGGTATCGGCGAAAGCGCTGGCCTGA
- a CDS encoding iron(III) transport system ATP-binding protein codes for MTAYLSVERVYKRFNDTPVLEDINLGVKKGEMLCFLGPSGCGKTTLLRIIAGLETQSAGQITQDGRDISRLPPQLRDYGIVFQSYALFPNLTIFDNVAYGLVNRRMKRAAIADRVNELLALVGLPDAQKKHPNQLSGGQQQRIALARALATSPGLLLLDEPLSALDARVRVRLRQEIRQLQQRLGVTTIMVTHDQEEALSMADRIVVMNQGVIEQIGTPHEIYREPASPFVADFIGKVNLIPAEVARDGSLKAGAIALRYGCGSERAVLGSKVSAFVRPEDIHLSAPGSEADNLLPASVEKLEFLGAFCRVSFKVDGLGEQEIVADLSFHEMHRTRLAPGSRFNLAINREHVCVFSAAKERLQ; via the coding sequence ATGACAGCGTATTTGAGCGTAGAGCGGGTCTATAAGCGGTTCAACGACACGCCGGTTCTGGAAGACATCAATCTTGGCGTGAAGAAGGGCGAGATGCTCTGCTTTCTCGGGCCGTCTGGATGCGGCAAGACCACTTTGTTGCGCATCATTGCCGGACTGGAAACCCAGAGTGCCGGCCAGATCACGCAGGACGGCCGCGATATTTCGCGGCTGCCGCCTCAGCTTCGCGACTACGGCATCGTCTTTCAGTCGTACGCGCTGTTTCCGAATCTGACCATCTTCGACAACGTGGCCTACGGTCTCGTGAATCGCAGGATGAAGCGCGCAGCGATCGCCGATCGTGTGAACGAACTGCTCGCCCTGGTCGGCTTGCCGGATGCGCAGAAGAAGCATCCGAACCAGTTGTCGGGTGGGCAGCAGCAGCGCATCGCGCTGGCACGTGCGCTGGCCACGTCGCCGGGTCTGCTTTTGCTCGACGAGCCGCTCTCGGCGCTGGATGCGCGCGTGCGTGTGCGGCTGCGCCAGGAAATCCGCCAGTTGCAGCAGCGCCTCGGCGTGACCACGATCATGGTGACGCACGACCAGGAAGAAGCGCTTTCGATGGCCGACCGGATCGTTGTGATGAACCAGGGCGTGATCGAACAGATCGGTACGCCACACGAAATCTATCGCGAGCCGGCCTCGCCCTTCGTTGCCGACTTCATCGGCAAGGTCAATCTGATTCCGGCCGAGGTGGCACGCGACGGCAGTCTCAAGGCGGGCGCCATTGCGCTGCGCTACGGATGCGGATCGGAACGCGCGGTTTTGGGTTCGAAAGTGTCGGCATTCGTGCGCCCGGAAGATATTCACCTCAGCGCGCCGGGCAGCGAGGCGGACAACCTGCTGCCCGCCTCAGTCGAGAAGCTGGAATTCCTCGGCGCGTTCTGCCGGGTCAGCTTCAAGGTGGACGGGCTCGGCGAGCAGGAGATCGTCGCCGACCTGTCGTTTCATGAAATGCATCGCACCCGCCTCGCGCCGGGGTCGCGCTTCAATCTGGCCATCAACCGCGAACACGTATGCGTCTTCTCCGCCGCGAAGGAGCGACTTCAATGA
- a CDS encoding putative phosphonoacetaldehyde dehydrogenase, with the protein MNAVAEMKAQWQVRHEALRIGGEKIFRDDVIEVRNPYDGTLVGTVPKATLADVRHAFEFARAYRPSLTRYERAAILRRAADAVRARTEEIAALITAEAGLCKKDSIYEAGRVADVLVFGAGEVLKDDGQIFSCDLTPHGKKRRVYTQRDPLLGVISAITPFNHPMNQVAHKIVPSIATNNRIVVKPSEKVPLSCYLLADILHEAGLPVQMLQVLTGDPSVIADELITNPAIDLITFTGGVSIGKSIASRMGYRRAVLELGGNDPIIVMEDADLDEASSLAVSGSYKNSGQRCTAIKRMLVHESVADRFTDLVVEKTLAWKYGNPADGSVDMGTVIDEAAAQFCERQVNDALSRGARLLAGNLREGALYSPTVVDRITPDMPLVKYETFGPVSPIMRFANIDEAIRMSNCTDYALSSSVCTNRLDYITRFITELEVGSVNVREVPGYRLELTPFGGVKDSGLGYKEGVQEAMKSFTNTKTYSLPW; encoded by the coding sequence ATGAATGCTGTGGCTGAAATGAAGGCTCAATGGCAGGTGCGTCATGAAGCGCTGCGCATCGGCGGCGAAAAGATCTTTCGCGACGACGTGATCGAAGTGCGCAACCCTTACGATGGCACGCTTGTCGGCACGGTGCCGAAAGCGACGCTCGCGGACGTGCGCCACGCGTTCGAATTCGCGCGTGCGTATCGTCCTTCGCTGACCCGCTATGAACGCGCCGCGATCCTGCGTCGCGCGGCCGATGCCGTGCGCGCACGCACCGAAGAAATCGCCGCCCTCATCACGGCGGAAGCGGGCTTGTGCAAGAAGGACTCGATCTACGAAGCCGGCCGCGTCGCGGACGTGCTGGTGTTCGGCGCAGGCGAAGTGCTGAAAGACGATGGCCAGATTTTCTCGTGCGATCTCACGCCTCACGGCAAGAAACGGCGCGTCTACACGCAACGTGATCCGCTGCTGGGTGTGATTTCCGCGATCACGCCGTTCAACCATCCAATGAATCAGGTCGCGCACAAGATCGTGCCGTCGATTGCCACGAACAATCGCATCGTCGTGAAACCGTCGGAGAAAGTACCGCTGTCGTGCTATCTGCTTGCCGACATTCTCCATGAAGCGGGCTTGCCGGTGCAGATGCTGCAGGTGTTGACGGGCGACCCGAGCGTGATTGCCGACGAACTGATCACGAACCCCGCCATCGATCTCATCACGTTCACCGGCGGCGTCTCGATCGGCAAATCGATCGCCTCGCGCATGGGCTACCGGCGCGCCGTGCTCGAACTCGGCGGCAACGACCCGATCATCGTGATGGAGGACGCCGATCTCGACGAAGCCAGTTCGCTTGCTGTGTCAGGCTCGTACAAGAACTCGGGCCAGCGTTGCACCGCCATCAAGCGCATGCTGGTACACGAGTCGGTCGCCGACCGCTTCACGGATCTCGTCGTGGAAAAGACACTCGCCTGGAAATATGGCAATCCGGCGGATGGTTCAGTCGATATGGGAACGGTCATCGACGAAGCGGCCGCACAGTTCTGCGAACGCCAGGTCAATGACGCCTTGTCACGCGGTGCCCGTCTGCTGGCGGGCAACCTTCGCGAGGGTGCGCTTTACTCGCCGACGGTGGTCGACCGTATCACGCCCGACATGCCGCTCGTCAAGTACGAGACGTTCGGACCGGTGTCGCCGATCATGCGCTTTGCCAACATCGACGAAGCGATCCGCATGTCGAACTGCACGGACTACGCGTTGTCATCGTCGGTCTGCACGAATCGCCTCGACTACATCACGCGCTTCATCACTGAACTGGAAGTGGGTAGCGTGAATGTGCGCGAAGTGCCCGGGTATCGGCTCGAACTCACGCCGTTCGGCGGCGTGAAAGACTCGGGGCTCGGCTATAAGGAAGGGGTGCAGGAGGCCATGAAGAGCTTTACCAATACGAAGACCTACTCGCTGCCATGGTGA